Proteins encoded in a region of the Zunongwangia endophytica genome:
- a CDS encoding o-succinylbenzoate synthase has product MQATYKKHILEFKRPSGTSRGVLTVKETWFIKIENGNNLGYGECGILRGLSIDDRPDYEQQLKWACDNIELGKDKLWAELIEFPSIQFGIEMAFQSLESKSKFDLFPSPFTQGKDAIAINGLIWMGEKTFMKSQIEDKLKSGFNCIKMKIGAIDFETELELLKYIRSQYSAEEIELRVDANGAFDPKNALEKLKHLSELDLHSIEQPIKQGNLEEMAKLCDETPLPIALDEELIGVFDVTKKEKLLQTIQPQYLIFKPSLIGGFKGTQQWIDLAEANNIGWWNTSALESNIGLNAISQFTYEQKVRMPQGLGTGSLYTNNIESPLEVKNGEISYNPNNTWDFNF; this is encoded by the coding sequence CCCCAGTGGAACTTCCCGGGGCGTTCTTACTGTTAAGGAAACCTGGTTTATCAAAATTGAAAATGGCAATAATTTGGGTTATGGGGAATGTGGAATCTTAAGAGGATTAAGTATCGACGATCGCCCAGATTATGAACAACAGTTGAAGTGGGCTTGCGATAATATCGAATTAGGAAAAGATAAACTTTGGGCAGAATTAATAGAATTCCCTAGTATTCAATTCGGGATAGAGATGGCGTTTCAATCTTTAGAAAGTAAATCTAAATTCGATTTATTTCCTTCCCCTTTTACTCAGGGCAAAGACGCGATAGCTATTAATGGTTTAATATGGATGGGCGAGAAGACTTTTATGAAATCTCAGATTGAAGATAAATTGAAGTCAGGTTTCAATTGCATAAAAATGAAAATCGGAGCCATCGATTTTGAAACTGAGTTAGAATTGCTGAAGTATATTCGCTCGCAATATTCCGCAGAAGAAATAGAACTACGTGTTGATGCCAACGGTGCTTTTGATCCTAAAAATGCATTAGAAAAATTAAAGCATTTAAGTGAATTAGATCTTCACAGTATTGAGCAGCCGATAAAGCAGGGAAATTTGGAAGAAATGGCAAAGCTTTGTGATGAAACTCCGTTGCCTATTGCTTTGGATGAAGAACTAATAGGCGTTTTTGATGTAACAAAAAAGGAGAAATTGCTACAAACTATACAGCCACAATACTTAATTTTTAAACCGAGTTTGATCGGTGGTTTCAAAGGAACTCAACAATGGATAGATCTGGCAGAAGCTAATAATATTGGTTGGTGGAATACAAGCGCTTTAGAAAGTAATATTGGGCTAAATGCGATTTCACAGTTTACCTACGAACAGAAGGTAAGAATGCCACAAGGATTAGGAACGGGAAGTTTGTACACCAACAATATAGAAAGTCCATTAGAGGTAAAAAACGGAGAAATTAGTTATAATCCCAACAATACCTGGGATTTCAATTTTTAA
- a CDS encoding PLD nuclease N-terminal domain-containing protein encodes MLHQTLAIGALQLILILITCLFALLFPLLAIIDIVRNDFKGNDKIVWLLVVIFFSFFGTLLYFVMGRKQRLT; translated from the coding sequence ATGCTACATCAAACATTGGCTATTGGCGCCCTGCAACTCATTCTCATCTTAATTACCTGTTTATTTGCATTATTATTCCCTTTGTTGGCGATAATCGATATTGTAAGAAACGATTTTAAAGGAAACGATAAGATCGTTTGGTTACTTGTTGTGATCTTTTTCAGTTTTTTCGGGACCTTGCTGTATTTTGTTATGGGTAGGAAACAACGACTAACATAA
- a CDS encoding helix-turn-helix transcriptional regulator, whose product MKNTIKVERAKKSMTQEDLAKLIGVSRQTVNSIEKNRYAPSTILALKLSRIFECSVNEIFQLEEKD is encoded by the coding sequence ATGAAAAATACAATCAAAGTTGAACGGGCTAAAAAGAGTATGACCCAAGAGGATTTGGCAAAATTAATTGGAGTTTCCAGACAAACAGTAAATTCTATAGAGAAAAATCGATATGCACCTTCTACAATTTTGGCTTTAAAACTATCAAGAATTTTCGAATGCTCTGTCAATGAAATTTTTCAGCTGGAGGAAAAAGATTAG
- a CDS encoding CPBP family intramembrane glutamic endopeptidase translates to MYIEQAFKGKSSGARYLFGTIAIFFSWVILQTLPFIIALGFKYGYNEKLIAVFSDQNRMMSDFSSNTTFFFMLLGFALSLLVLFLLNEGIHKNSITNLTTSRNKIDWSRFWFSFSTIAILNVILILVDYFFVSPDDYVFNFNLVPFLILMLIAVVFVPLQTSFEEYFFRGYLMQGIGIKTGYRWIPLVITSFIFGAMHYANPEVTQMGDLVMVSYFGTAIMLGVMTLMDEGLELSLGFHAANNLVASLLVTADWTAFNTESILRDISNPTADWEVWIGALVINPIILLIYAKRYKWNNWGTRLFGKVQQPIVSQVSEINDIEDLSEIKKDY, encoded by the coding sequence ATGTATATAGAGCAGGCCTTTAAAGGCAAGAGCAGCGGTGCAAGGTATTTATTTGGTACGATAGCAATTTTTTTTAGTTGGGTTATTTTACAAACTCTTCCATTTATTATTGCTTTAGGGTTCAAATATGGCTATAATGAAAAACTGATAGCTGTTTTTTCCGACCAGAATCGAATGATGTCTGATTTTAGTAGCAATACCACTTTTTTCTTTATGTTGTTGGGTTTTGCTTTATCTCTATTAGTACTCTTTTTGTTAAACGAGGGGATTCATAAAAATAGCATCACCAACCTAACAACCAGCAGAAATAAGATAGATTGGAGTAGATTTTGGTTTTCATTTTCTACCATAGCCATATTAAATGTAATATTGATTTTAGTAGATTATTTCTTCGTAAGTCCCGATGATTACGTCTTTAATTTCAATTTGGTTCCTTTTCTGATTTTAATGCTTATTGCAGTTGTATTTGTACCACTGCAAACTAGTTTTGAGGAATATTTCTTCAGAGGTTATTTAATGCAGGGAATAGGAATAAAAACGGGCTATCGCTGGATTCCATTAGTGATTACTTCTTTTATTTTTGGAGCAATGCATTATGCAAATCCAGAAGTGACGCAGATGGGAGATTTAGTAATGGTTTCATATTTTGGAACTGCAATTATGCTGGGTGTCATGACGCTGATGGATGAGGGATTAGAACTTTCTTTAGGTTTTCACGCCGCAAATAACCTTGTAGCTTCGTTATTGGTTACTGCAGATTGGACAGCATTTAACACTGAATCTATTTTAAGAGATATTTCTAATCCTACTGCAGATTGGGAAGTCTGGATTGGGGCATTAGTTATAAATCCTATTATTTTACTAATCTACGCTAAGCGGTATAAATGGAATAACTGGGGAACTCGTCTATTCGGTAAAGTACAACAACCTATCGTTTCACAGGTTTCTGAGATAAATGATATTGAAGATTTGTCAGAAATTAAGAAAGATTACTAA
- a CDS encoding AHH domain-containing protein — MKKLLLFVVLLSLFSCTDDDLTPDTSNEIIILEDISYQSFDQEKILNTVINNHTRNKSLLNAKGHTEKFSEKKFLIDTTKIQKIIKDGKTSYTFHVKSNEASDNSFENIVLQEQENYKFRAYLIRYTPSEPIDKFGEHHSFNFKGTRKITEISTNDIYYLNSTYGGQFTTVCNTIIEIWCDYGHPHLAGEQCFIEASSKNDERLYVKPRKVCSTIRNEEDPGENPTPGIGDDDYNNGGGPGGPSFPGEDIITNPNPDGSYTDIDGGDVISHILNLDLVNERPWLGSHQNIYNEIKYFLDTNKNPDGSYKENIIEEARMRVKVEMADDNRWNFSEKGTFRDRSGLKYKATYKPSPAEKMYLLENGLVLYQSSTKRAINPQDLLNLANTEPEIEGYHYIYNYNIKRWYEYRLPKNTVDNTADLDFLIKGFWKVAKLVGRYATPIEDGIILIDGKDFDGELANQYAAGGMILVSIVPGGKILKPATKIIAGATKWVKIIKIADGKVIRWTSKIANNLVDFGAYNSSKFRKQLGLMVGDATQQAHHILSRNLRNHRVIQKAAKYVDEPFHIDELLNGIPVETWRNQFNHFAYDARVKALLDNIPASLSDKKSYEQLKEIIEYISQVITDNKNKHLNDLNF; from the coding sequence ATGAAGAAATTATTACTTTTTGTTGTTTTATTATCTCTTTTTAGCTGTACTGACGACGACTTAACACCCGACACATCAAATGAAATTATTATTCTAGAAGACATTAGTTATCAATCATTTGATCAAGAAAAAATATTAAATACTGTAATCAATAATCATACAAGGAATAAATCCCTCCTTAATGCAAAAGGACATACCGAAAAATTTTCAGAAAAGAAATTTTTGATCGACACCACCAAAATACAAAAAATTATTAAAGACGGAAAAACCTCTTACACCTTTCATGTAAAGAGTAATGAAGCAAGTGATAATTCCTTTGAAAATATAGTGTTACAGGAGCAGGAAAATTATAAGTTTAGAGCTTATTTAATTAGATACACCCCCTCGGAACCAATAGATAAATTTGGAGAACACCATTCTTTTAATTTTAAGGGTACCAGAAAAATAACCGAAATATCGACTAATGATATATACTATTTAAATTCAACTTATGGCGGTCAATTCACTACGGTATGTAACACAATAATAGAAATTTGGTGTGATTATGGGCACCCTCACCTAGCGGGAGAGCAATGTTTTATAGAGGCCAGCTCCAAAAATGATGAGAGGTTGTATGTCAAACCAAGAAAGGTATGCAGCACAATACGTAATGAAGAAGATCCAGGAGAAAATCCAACACCTGGAATAGGAGATGACGATTATAATAACGGTGGAGGCCCAGGAGGTCCTTCGTTCCCTGGGGAAGATATAATTACTAACCCTAATCCGGATGGAAGCTATACCGACATTGATGGCGGTGATGTAATTAGCCATATTTTAAATTTAGATTTGGTAAACGAAAGACCATGGCTTGGGAGTCACCAAAATATTTATAACGAAATAAAATATTTTTTGGATACAAACAAAAATCCAGATGGCAGTTATAAAGAAAATATTATTGAGGAGGCCAGGATGCGCGTTAAAGTTGAAATGGCTGATGATAATCGCTGGAACTTTTCTGAAAAAGGCACTTTTCGTGATAGATCCGGCTTAAAATACAAGGCGACCTATAAACCTTCTCCAGCCGAAAAAATGTATCTACTGGAAAATGGTTTGGTATTATATCAATCTTCTACCAAACGTGCTATTAACCCACAAGATCTCCTAAATCTGGCCAATACTGAACCAGAAATAGAAGGATATCACTATATCTATAATTACAACATTAAAAGATGGTATGAGTACAGATTACCTAAGAATACAGTCGATAATACCGCAGATTTAGATTTTTTAATTAAAGGATTTTGGAAAGTCGCTAAATTAGTGGGTAGATATGCTACGCCCATTGAAGACGGTATAATCTTAATTGACGGAAAAGATTTTGACGGAGAACTGGCCAATCAATATGCAGCCGGTGGAATGATATTAGTTTCTATTGTCCCCGGAGGAAAAATATTAAAACCCGCAACAAAAATTATTGCTGGAGCAACAAAGTGGGTTAAAATAATTAAAATAGCAGATGGAAAAGTTATACGCTGGACTTCTAAGATTGCAAATAATTTAGTTGATTTTGGAGCATATAATAGTAGTAAATTTAGAAAACAATTAGGTCTTATGGTAGGAGATGCCACTCAGCAAGCCCATCATATATTATCGAGAAATCTTAGAAATCATAGAGTTATACAGAAAGCTGCAAAGTATGTGGATGAGCCATTTCATATTGATGAATTATTGAATGGTATTCCAGTCGAAACTTGGAGAAATCAGTTTAATCATTTTGCATATGATGCCAGAGTTAAAGCTTTACTGGATAATATTCCTGCTTCTCTTTCAGACAAGAAATCCTATGAACAATTAAAAGAGATAATTGAATATATCAGCCAAGTAATAACTGATAATAAAAATAAACATTTAAACGATTTAAATTTTTAA
- a CDS encoding AMP-binding protein, with translation MADYYKVPETHPNFKLNKKHYSNAELRQLAFKFIKEGEAFEEEVGNFILEWLKPHDFVEVKTSGSTGKPKTIQLKKEYMANSAMATAKYFDLPEDTKALLCLPATYIAGKMMIIRAIICGWQLDLVPPSSTPLDQVFKIYDFCAMIPFQLDNSVGRLHLVRKLIVGGGAMSLRLQKMVKEVNTKVYETYGMTETITHIAARRINPTKKKKQARPFKVLPNINISKDERDCLVIKAPKLSDEIITTNDVVEIVTYKKFNWKGRIDNVINSGGVKLHPEEIEKKLGKIIDSRFFITSLPNDSLGNKLVLFIEAAFSEEHLTEMKAKISNLKSLERFEHPKKIYFVEKFEETSSGKIHRDNTLKSRVS, from the coding sequence ATGGCAGACTATTATAAGGTTCCAGAAACGCATCCTAATTTTAAGCTGAATAAAAAGCATTACAGTAACGCAGAATTGCGCCAACTTGCATTTAAGTTTATAAAAGAAGGAGAAGCTTTTGAAGAAGAAGTAGGAAACTTCATCTTAGAATGGTTAAAACCTCACGATTTTGTTGAGGTTAAAACTTCAGGTTCTACAGGAAAGCCAAAAACCATTCAGCTAAAAAAAGAATATATGGCAAATTCGGCTATGGCCACTGCCAAATATTTTGATCTGCCAGAAGATACCAAAGCCTTACTTTGTCTTCCCGCAACTTATATTGCAGGGAAAATGATGATCATTAGAGCTATAATTTGCGGTTGGCAACTCGATTTGGTACCGCCTTCTTCTACACCGTTAGATCAGGTTTTTAAAATCTATGATTTTTGTGCAATGATACCTTTTCAATTAGATAATTCTGTTGGGCGATTGCATTTAGTTAGAAAACTAATTGTAGGTGGAGGAGCAATGTCGCTTAGACTTCAAAAGATGGTTAAAGAGGTTAATACCAAAGTTTACGAAACTTACGGAATGACCGAAACCATTACGCATATCGCGGCTCGTAGAATTAATCCTACTAAAAAGAAAAAGCAAGCACGGCCTTTTAAAGTATTGCCCAATATCAATATTAGTAAAGACGAGCGGGATTGTTTGGTAATCAAAGCACCAAAACTTTCCGACGAAATTATTACTACAAATGATGTGGTAGAAATTGTGACGTATAAGAAATTCAATTGGAAAGGTAGAATTGATAATGTAATCAATAGTGGTGGCGTAAAGTTACATCCTGAAGAAATAGAGAAAAAACTTGGTAAAATTATAGATTCTCGCTTTTTTATTACCTCTCTGCCAAATGATTCATTAGGAAACAAATTAGTGCTATTTATTGAAGCTGCCTTTTCAGAAGAACACCTCACAGAAATGAAAGCTAAAATATCTAATCTTAAGTCTTTAGAAAGATTTGAGCATCCTAAAAAGATTTATTTTGTTGAAAAATTTGAGGAAACCAGCAGCGGTAAAATTCATCGAGATAATACTCTTAAAAGTAGGGTGAGTTAG